From a single Erpetoichthys calabaricus chromosome 1, fErpCal1.3, whole genome shotgun sequence genomic region:
- the prx gene encoding neuroblast differentiation-associated protein AHNAK isoform X37 translates to MAMPMEITVVQETLKKSELMEVVVETEAEAGARGFSVSGGGAQGIFVKEVLKDSPAAKALSLREGDQLLSARVYFDNVKYEDALKILQCAEPYKVSFLLKRNVPSADISTSSGSASLEVKGPKAKMPKLSVKSIAPLRKKKKKAKAGSRLSAEVTLPASGKFKREASPAKFELSPVDVEFAFPKFPKLKGVSKTTTEGDISLKSPEIQASVARRKKKKIRLPRMRVKDAAAARAVVDVDLKSPEGKVELGTPETKVKTKEKSTKFGISFPKTKKPKVDAGLSCLEASKGISPPGIKLKPPEVEFDFSLPTGKADSKTAKGEVSKEDVKIKTPKVELDFGLPSGKAEAKISHPDINVKDTMKEGIKFKAPKLDLDISLPKGKVEDTIAMPEAEVKSKDGFKFKPPKLDLDLSLPAGSVDSTEGDLDKDGRLRMPQVKIPKIGVSLPSAEFEGDTSKDRYKRDSYGKEDKHKAGLKMPSIDIDAPSLNIEIGLPTSKADSEGDVKFHPSEGSTGAGLKAPDVEIKMPKMTLPKFSGAEGEIKAPKTDVHRGKMEIEGPDFKLKGPKIKMPSFGVTLPTKTRDKSQAEHEHMIHEDGETGKIKLPTVKMPSIDISVPVPDVDLHLPKGKTSGPEAGIDKKIHHSQEELDIKMKMPKISIPKFSMFGKLETPSADVNVSPPKVDVKSPKADLTLRDIEVEGPSAKGANITMPKIDISLPKIKSPDMDLNMPELDIEGPSIKGPKISMPTVDISLPKMKHPEGHLDFEGPSVKGPNISMPTVDISLPKMKHPEGHLDIEGPSVKGPKISMPTVDISVPKMKHPEADLDIEGPSVKGPKISMPTVDISVPKIKHPEVDLNIEGPSVKGPKIAMPTVDISLPKMKHPEADLDIEGPSVKGPKIAMPTVDISLPKMKHPEADLDIEGPSVKGPKISMPKFDISLPKMKHPEADLNIEGPSVKGPKISMPKFDISLPKMKHPEADLNIEGPSVKGPKIAMPTVDISLPKMKHPEADLNIEGPSLKGPKISMPTVDISLPKMQHPEADLDIKGPSLKGPKISMPTVNISLPKMKHPEVDLDIQDPSLKGPKITMPEVDISLPKMKHPEVDLNAEGPSVKGPKIVMPTVDISLPTIKPSDTELDIEGPSLKGPKIGIPKVDISLPKRKSAEIGVSVPEGDTNLSMPSMKIPTIDINMPKIDLDLSISKTMEGASMELPESTTGRNFEGPDIHLKMPKISLPTFGVKDNAEAECKGDVKLPKAKVDKKASEFEGSKPKLPTIKVPGLDISVPEVPDVDINIKAPKSKSDYTVEGDISGKQHDFNIKGPNVKIEMPKLPKFKKDKSNVEVQPPHVDIESGDAKMKGLKIKMPKFGLSFPKGKLKEGEVDVSGQMKASGKMPEGKIKFPKEKHSMEMPDVNTDTTDGKIKLPSVALPSVDISAPKMDIDFSLPKGKRGDKEQVGLLKGEDERLSSGASFDVPDVSLKIPKFTLPKFAGKVKTDNVELDSKHLKADIQPSPAKVDIEGKFPSVEFDVDGKPKEKDMKIKMPKMKIPTFGITKKDEDVTVITPDVDTKIKKGKVQMKSPTIELEGPEGKVKSPKIKFPKFKISSPKTKLPDAEVKIGTEKGVKEGVQTPDVTIDMPKISMPKFGTKDGKMNVDVSVPEEGKLKMPSLEISLPTVSHKEGEVLLPKAEVDVSEADIKGYEGDLKIPKMPSLDISAPKFELDISLPKVKDDSALDPKLDIKAKKEGDLDGTDWKLKMPQVDLPKFGHKEKNINLELDIPAGKADAKIAKPEISISKASVDVPDFEMQGAEGRIKMPKIKMPKVDISLPKGDGVTESEDKITRPEFEDPAADGKIKLPSFGKLSAPTVKAPELDFELSLRKPKHETEIEGNWKGRKGAETDLGVTSEKSEYYIKMPKMKMPELSISGPQIKGSDLEIDVGLSKLDTGKEKIKGDLPKIQGSPGVTIKAPKIKAPKVDADVKAPEADIEGTSGKFKMKIPKFGLSTTKDEGEVNVDLQQETKFKVPDVGFSVTKDGDHSTNIDLSLPKDSKVKGPKKEGKLEVDLPSVELDIPEGGIKVPKLKIPKIGVMTSKEMLEGEVAFVSDSEEAEEKAKKHHFKFPNVEISSSKPKGYAEVDVKTSGRDMDLEGQTDGLKLKMPKITVPSVGFSDSKDQHYSTELITPDSDADIKIPKIDIKVPKIDINIPKVEIKAPAVNVKAPEEESLEMDEEHKSKVKLPEFGIALPSVTRLETETSDVKLKVKGPQIKVKNAEAISKSPQSDGDAEGPKMPKVKKAVFAFPRFNGADASLSHSQGEVNLGAGETKTRVPKIKMKPTFGKLRSKTKGAEVNGDAEEIDGEEDEKHKTGKMKIPKVTLAVSAKTSDGAGYHVNGQSDPASTNASQQDKSKFGKMKIPKIEFSSPYSKGAVDEGEAEMNMKLVKEEEASMSNGDSKGLKFKSPKITFSGFKKKTGKEEIEKPVSSSARTEMACLESGDKPISQSPKPKVSIGLFSSKSRGEYTVEQRTNGQEAQEESGKHHLEGRGDKSPKFKLPKFSLSPKSKGVLVITPESSPKASQRSSQQKEGEESSSGFKIQMPRVGFKSRQDEHTSEERIIMDDEDESVIIVSKTSKHTITESVTEKSTTI, encoded by the exons GAGATCAGCTGCTTAGTGCCAGGGTGTACTTTGACAATGTCAAATATGAAGATGCCCTGAAGATTCTTCAGTGTGCTGAGCCATACAAAGTATCGTTCCTGCTGAAGCGCAACGTTCCCAGCGCAGACATCAGCACCTCGTCAGGCTCAGCCAGCCTGGAAGTCAAAGGTCCCAAAGCCAAGATGCCAAAACTG AGTGTTAAAAGCATTGCTCctttgagaaagaaaaagaagaaagccaAGGCCGGTTCAAGGTTAAGTGCAGAAGTAACTCTTCCTGCATCAGGCAAATTCAAGAGGGAGGCCTCACCAGCTAAGTTCGAGCTGAGTCCAGTGGATGTGGAATTTGCCTTCCCAAAATTTCCAAAGCTGAAAGGTGTGAGCAAGACAACCACGGAAGGCGATATTAGCCTCAAAAGTCCAGAGATACAAGCTAGCGTTGCAAGacggaagaaaaagaaaatcagattaCCTAGAATGAGAGTAAAagatgcagcagcagcaagagctgtggtggatgtggatctaaaatcACCAGAAGGGAAGGTAGAACTGGGTACCCCAGAAACTAAAgtcaaaactaaagaaaaatccacaaaattTGGAATTTCTTTTCCAAAAACTAAGAAACCAAAAGTTGATGCAGGACTTTCATGCTTAGAGGCAAGCAAAGGGATAAGTCCACCTGGAATCAAATTAAAGCCTCCAGAAGTAGAGTTTGACTTTAGCCTCCCAACTGGAAAAGCAGATTCTAAGACTGCTAAAGGGGAGGTGAGTAAGGAAGATGTCAAAATCAAGACGCCTAAAGTGGAGCTTGATTTTGGTTTGCCCTCAGGCAAAGCTGAAGCCAAAATATCCCACCCAGATATTAATGTTAAGGACACAATGAAAGAAGGCATTAAATTTAAAGCACCAAAACTTGATCTGGATATCAGTTTACCAAAAGGAAAGGTAGAGGATACAATAGCTATGCCAGAGGCTGAGGTGAAAAGTAAAGATGGTTTTAAATTTAAGCCGCCTAAATTGGATCTTGATCTTAGTCTGCCTGCAGGGAGTGTTGACTCAACTGAAGGAGACCTAGATAAGGATGGAAGGCTCAGAATGCCTCAAGTGAAGATTCCAAAAATAGGGGTTTCCTTACCATCTGCTGAATTTGAGGGTGACACTTCCAAAGACAGATACAAAAGAGATTCTTACGGCAAGGAAGACAAGCATAAAGCTGGACTAAAGATGCCGTCTATTGACATTGATGCGCCATCATTAAACATTGAAATTGGCTTGCCAACATCTAAAGCAGACAGTGAAGGAGATGTGAAATTTCATCCATCTGAGGGTAGTACAGGAGCTGGTTTGAAGGCTCCTGATGTTGAAATAAAAATGCCAAAGATGACACTTCCAAAATTTAGTGGAGCTGAGGGAGAAATTAAAGCTCCAAAGACAGACGTGCATCGTGGTAAAATGGAAATAGAAGGTCCAGATTTTAAACTAAAGGGGCCCAAAATAAAGATGCCATCATTTGGTGTTACCTTACCTACAAAGACAAGAGATAAATCTCAGGCAGAACATGAGCACATGATTCATGAAGATGGTGAAACAGGAAAAATTAAGTTACCAACTGTCAAAATGCCTTCCATTGATATCTCGGTGCCAGTTCCAGATGTGGACTTGCATCTTCCTAAAGGAAAGACAAGTGGACCAGAAGCTGGCATAGATAAAAAAATTCATCACAGCCAGGAAGAGTtggatataaaaatgaaaatgccaaAAATATCCATTCCAAAGTTCTCCATGTTTGGCAAGTTAGAAACACCATCAGCTGATGTAAATGTTTCCCCTCCTAAAGTAGATGTTAAATCTCCAAAAGCGGATCTGACTCTCAGAGACATTGAAGTTGAGGGGCCTTCTGCTAAAGGAGCTAATATAACAATGCCAAAAATTGATATTTCTCTACCCAAAATAAAGTCACCGGATATGGATCTGAACATGCCTGAACTAGATATAGAGGGTCCTTCCATAAAGGGGCCTAAGATATCCATGCCAACAGTTGACATTTCTCTTCCCAAAATGAAACATCCAGAAGGACACTTGGATTTTGAAGGTCCTTCGGTAAAGGGGCCTAATATATCAATGCCAACAGTTGACATTTCTCTTCCCAAAATGAAACATCCAGAAGGACACTTGGATATTGAAGGTCCTTCTGTAAAGGGGCCTAAGATATCAATGCCAACAGTTGACATTTCTGTACCAAAAATGAAACACCCAGAGGCAGATCTGGATATTGAAG GTCCTTCTGTAAAGGGGCCTAAGATATCAATGCCAACAGTAGACATTTCTGTACCAAAAATAAAACATCCAGAAGTAGATCTGAATATTGAAG GTCCTTCTGTAAAGGGGCCAAAGATAGCCATGCCAACAGTTGACATTTCCTTACCAAAAATGAAACACCCAGAGGCAGATCTGGATATTGAAGGTCCTTCTGTAAAGGGTCCTAAGATAGCCATGCCAACAGTTGACATATCCTTACCAAAAATGAAACACCCAGAGGCAGATCTGGATATTGAAGGTCCTTCTGTAAAGGGTCCTAAGATATCAATGCCAAAATTTGACATTTCATTACCAAAAATGAAACACCCAGAGGCAGATCTGAATATTGAAG GTCCTTCTGTAAAGGGTCCTAAGATATCAATGCCAAAATTTGACATTTCATTACCAAAAATGAAACACCCAGAGGCAGATCTGAATATTGAAGGTCCTTCTGTAAAGGGCCCTAAGATAGCCATGCCAACAGTTGACATTTCCCTTCCCAAAATGAAACATCCGGAAGCAGATCTGAATATTGAAGGTCCTTCTCTAAAGGGGCCTAAGATATCAATGCCAACAGTTGATATTTCCTTACCAAAGATGCAACATCCAGAGGCAGACCTGGATATCAAAGGTCCTTCACTAAAAGGTCCTAAGATATCAATGCCAACAGTTAATATTTCCCTTCCCAAAATGAAACACCCCGAAGTAGATCTGGATATACAAGATCCTTCACTAAAAGGGCCTAAGATAACCATGCCAGAAGTTGACATTTCCCTACCCAAAATGAAACACCCTGAAGTAGACCTGAATGCTGAGGGTCCTTCTGTAAAGGGGCCTAAGATAGTGATGCCAACAGTTGACATTTCCCTTCCAACAATAAAGCCTTCAGACACAGAACTAGATATTGAGGGACCTTCTTTAAAAGGACCCAAAATAGGCATTCCAAAAGTTGACATCTCCCTTCCAAAACGAAAGTCAGCTGAAATAGGTGTGTCAGTGCCTGAAGGAGACACCAATCTCAGCATGCCATCAATGAAAATTCCAACCATTGACATCAACATGCCTAAAATAGATCTTGATTTAagtatttcaaagaccatggaaGGTGCAAGCATGGAGTTGCCTGAATCTACTACTGGTAGAAACTTCGAAGGACCTGACATCCATCTCAAAATGCCTAAAATTTCTTTGCCAACATTTGGAGTCAAAGATAATGCTGAAGCAGAGTGTAAAGGTGATGTGAAACTCCCAAAAGCAAAAGTTGATAAGAAGGCTTCTGAGTTTGAAGGTAGTAAACCAAAGCTACCTACAATTAAGGTTCCTGGACTTGATATCTCTGTACCAGAAGTGCCTGATGTGGATATCAATATTAAAGCACCAAAGAGTAAGAGTGATTATACTGTTGAAGGAGACATCAGTGGAAAACAACATGATTTCAACATCAAGGGTCCCAATGTTAAGATTGAAATGCCTAAACTTCCAAAATTCAAGAAGGATAAAAGTAATGTGGAAGTTCAACCACCTCATGTTGATATTGAAAGCGGTGATGCCAAAATGAAAGGACTTAAAATTAAGATGCCCAAATTtggcctttcctttcccaagggTAAACTAAAAGAAGGTGAAGTTGACGTTTCAGGACAGATGAAGGCCAGTGGGAAGATGCCAGAAGGGAAGATTAAATTCCCAAAAGAAAAGCATTCAATGGAAATGCCTGATGTGAATACAGATACCACCGATGGAAAGATAAAGCTTCCATCAGTGGCATTGCCGTCTGTTGATATCTCAGCTCCAAAGATGGACATTGACTTCAGCTTACCTAAAGGTAAAAGGGGTGACAAGGAGCAAGTAGGGCTGTTAAAGGGAGAAGATGAGAGACTTTCTTCTGGAGCCAGTTTTGATGTCCCAGATGTATCGCTGAAAATACCCAAGTTTACACTCCCGAAATTTGCgggcaaagtaaaaacagataatgTTGAACTGGACAGCAAGCATCTCAAAGCTGATATACAGCCTAGCCCTGCAAAGGTAGATATAGAAGGCAAATTTCCTTCAGTAGAATTTGATGTTGATGGCAAACCGAAAGAAAAAGATATGAAGATAAAAATGCCTAAAATGAAAATTCCTACTTTTGGTATTACAAAGAAGGATGAGGATGTAACTGTGATCACCCCAGATGTTGATACaaagattaaaaaaggaaaagtgcAAATGAAAAGCCCCACTATTGAACTTGAAGGCCCAGAGGGGAAAGTTAAATCACCAAAAATCAAATTCCCCAAATTTAAAATTTCATCACCAAAGACAAAACTGCCTGATGCCGAGGTTAAGATTGGTACTGAGAAAGGAGTTAAAGAGGGTGTTCAAACTCCAGATGTAACGATTGACATGCCTAAGATTTCAATGCCAAAATTTGGAACCAAAGATGGAAAAATGAATGTTGATGTCAGTGTACCTGAGGAAGGAAAACTTAAAATGCCATCTCTTGAAATTTCCCTCCCTACAGTTTCACATAAAGAGGGTGAGGTGCTGCTGCCAAAGGCAGAGGTTGATGTATCTGAAGCAGACATTAAAGGATATGAAGGTGATCTTAAAATCCCTAAAATGCCAAGTCTTGACATCTCTGCCCCCAAGTTTGAACTTGATATAAGTTTGCCTAAAGTTAAAGATGACTCTGCCTTAGATCCTAAGCTAGATATTAAAGCCAAGAAAGAAGGTGATCTTGATGGAACTGATTGGAAATTAAAAATGCCTCAAGTCGACTTACCTAAATTTGGCCACAAAGAAAAGAATATCAATCTGGAGCTTGACATTCCTGCAGGTAAAGCTGATGCTAAAATTGCTAAGCCTGAAATTTCCATATCAAAAGCAAGCGTAGATGTTCCTGACTTTGAAATGCAAGGCGCGGAAGGCAGGATTAAGATGCCAAAAATTAAAATGCCTAAAGTGGATATTTCTTTGCCCAAGGGGGATGGTGTTACAGAGAGTGAAGATAAGATTACAAGACCTGAGTTTGAAGATCCTGCTGCGGACGGCAAGATAAAGTTGCCTTCATTTGGAAAACTCTCCGCTCCTACGGTAAAAGCACCTGAACTGGACTTTGAACTCAGCTTGAGAAAACCTAAACATGAAACAGAAATAGAAGGTAACTGGAAAGGGAGAAAGGGGGCTGAAACTGACTTGGGTGTTACTTCAGAAAAATCAGAGTATTATATCAAGATGCCCAAAATGAAAATGCCAGAACTATCCATTTCTGGTCCACAGATCAAAGGTAGTGATCTTGAAATTGATGTGGGACTGTCAAAGTTGGACACCGGAAAAGAGAAGATTAAGGGGGACTTACCCAAAATACAAGGAAGTCCAGGTGTCACAATTAAGGCCCCAAAGATCAAAGCCCCAAAAGTAGATGCAGATGTGAAGGCACCAGAGGCTGATATTGAAGGAACAAGtggaaaatttaaaatgaaaattccaAAGTTTGGTTTATCCACAACAAAAGATGAGGGTGAAGTTAATGTAGACTTGCAGCAGGAGACCAAGTTTAAGGTTCCAGATGTGGGATTTAGTGTGACAAAAGATGGAGACCACAGCACCAATATTGACCTTTCCCTTCCTAAGGACAGTAAAGTCAAAGGTCCTAAAAAGGAAGGTAAGCTTGAAGTTGATTTGCCATCTGTCGAACTGGACATCCCAGAAGGTGGTATCAAGGTGCCCAAATTAAAGATTCCTAAAATTGGCGTGATGACATCCAAAGAGATGTTAGAAGGAGAAGTTGCTTTTGTGTCAGActcagaagaagcagaagaaaaagCAAAGAAGCATCATTTCAAATTTCCCAATGTAGAAATTTCAAGCTCTAAACCTAAAGGGTATGCAGAAGTAGATGTCAAAACTTCTGGGAGAGATATGGACCTTGAAGGGCAAACAGATGGACTAAAGTTAAAAATGCCCAAAATCACAGTACCCTCTGTCGGTTTTTCAGATTCAAAAGACCAGCACTATTCAACAGAACTGATCACCCCAGATTCTGATGCAGACATCAAAATTCCAAAAATTGACATTAAGGTTCCAAAAATTGACATTAATATTCCAAAGGTCGAAATTAAAGCCCCGGCCGTCAATGTAAAGGCCCCAGAAGAGGAATCATTGGAGATGGATGAGGAACATAAGTCCAAAGTTAAACTACCAGAGTTTGGAATTGCACTTCCTTCTGTCACACGGTTAGAAACTGAAACATCAGACGTAAAGTTAAAAGTCAAAGGACcacaaatcaaagttaaaaatgcTGAAGCGATTTCCAAATCACCACAGTCTGATGGGGATGCTGAAGGGCCAAAGATGCCAAAAGTaaaaaaagctgtttttgctTTTCCAAGGTTTAATGGGGCAGATGCGTCATTGAGTCATTCTCAAGGAGAAGTGAATCTGGGGGCTGGAGAAACTAAAACCAGAGTtcccaaaatcaaaatgaaacccACCTTTGGAAAGTTGCGTTCCAAAACAAAAGGGGCAGAAGTGAATGGGGATGCAGAAGAAATAGATGGAGAGGAAGACGAAAAacataaaactggaaaaatgaagaTTCCAAAAGTCACACTTGCAGTCTCTGCGAAGACAAGTGATGGGGCGGGATATCATGTGAATGGACAAAGTGACCCTGCTTCAACGAATGCATCTCAGCAAGACAAGAGTAAATTTGGGAAGATGAAGATTCCCAAAATTGAATTTTCCTCACCCTATTCCAAGGGGGCAGTAGATGAAGGGGAGGCTGAAATGAACATGAAGCTGGTCAAGGAAGAGGAAGCATCAATGTCAAATGGAGACAGTAAGGGCTTAAAATTTAAATCtccaaaaatcacattttcaggctttaaaaagaaaactggcAAAGAAGAGATTGAAAAGCCAGTGTCTTCCAGTGCCAGGACTGAAATGGCCTGTCTAGAATCTGGGGATAAACCCATCTCACAGTCTCCCAAGCCCAAAGTTTCCATAGGTTTGTTTTCCAGCAAATCCAGAGGAGAATACACTGTGGAACAAAGAACCAATGGTCAGGAGGCCCAAGAAGAAAGTGGCAAACATCATCTGGAAGGTAGAGGAGACAAGTCCCCCAAGTTTAAGCTCCCGAAATTCTCCCTCAGCCCCAAATCAAAAGGGGTCCTGGTGATAACCCCTGAGAGTTCCCCAAAGGCAAGCCAACGTTCCTCACAACAAAAGGAAGGGGAAGAATCATCTTCTGGTTTTAAAATCCAGATGCCAAGGGTGGGATTTAAGTCCCGTCAAGACGAGCACACATCGGAGGAGCGGATAATCATGGATGATGAGGATGAAAGTGTGATCATCGTGTCTAAGACATCTAAACACACAATAACAGAATCAGTGACTGAAAAATCCACCACCATTTAA